atatgataCCACATGACATGATAGTAAAGTATCTTATAGTAATATATATAAAGTGTATCAAaattaagtagtattttaagtaatttgaaataattcttaattatgtggataaatTTTATATACATTAAATAAAAAGATATAGGGATAAgcatgtgatatatatatatatcttacttCCACCGCCAATACATGGCTAGGTGGAAGCCAAACATTTAATGATCATTTGTTTGTTTGTTGAACTACATTCTAAATGGTTTGTCGCATTTGCAATGAAGGGTACAGAGAATAAATGAATCAATCTTCCTTCACAAACAATTTTTCTGTATTAAAGCTCTTGGAATTAGCGAGATGGAATTCTTTGTGGCACTCATATAGCTAATCATTTGACTGGATATCCAAATGATAATTGAGGAGGAACTCTTGAGGTGTATCTTTTGTTCTGACCGAAAAGGAAAACATAATCCCGCTTTCCATAGACCACCTTATTCTTGTGTGTGAAAAGGAGATCAGATCATTTATAATTTGCCGACTAACATGCACATAAACTTAGTTTCAATTGTTTCTACCGTATGAACTTGTCCTTAGCTTGTTCATGTAGTAGTACTCTTTTTTATTGGGGAAATATACCGTTCGCCCAAAGGATGGAGGGAGTGGGATTTGATATCAAGACCTCTAGGTTTACTTTGATTATCAAGCCAACATCATGGGGTCTAGTAGAAAAAGTTATGCAGGGCAGTAGTTATCAAGAAGGAAGAAAGATTTTTGAACTTCAAAGAGAGCAAATGGAATTAATTTTACAAATAGCACGCTCATTATACATCCCTGGATGAAGTAATTACAACATCGTCTTTCCTCCATTTTAAGGAGATTGTTCATGGATATAAGTAGAAATTTGGCGACAAAGGTACGTTAAGGCTAAGTCCATCCTTCATTTTGGCATTATcttgtcattacacaagtttgataacgagtcataaagaaaaattcatatcctggaatttacgtatattttgcttgtctcgcaagttacgtatatttttctagccttttaagttacaatattctcattatcaggatttcatattcaattgagtatttatTTCTTCAAGTCAAGAGAGCAGTgagtctatatatatagtattacagtatttttattaccatcgagctataatctatgggcaggcccctattgggcaacctctaattagatggtaagttatataccgatcctactctggccgagcgcttatgagcgagcccatttggtcgagatacagagcctagtatggtcgagcgcctatgagagaGCCTAATATGGCAGAGTAGTTATaaatataccgagcctactgtggtcgtgcgcttatgagcgagcctagttggtcgagatatagagcctatTATGGCCAAGTGCCTATGGGCAATCCTACTACgatagagcagttatatatatatatatatatacccagcCTTATAGGgacggacaactattttactttctatattgagagagttgagtcagtatcagcaggtaagcatatcaaCAAATTATCTTTAACATCCAGTTGCTTTcacttattatattatcagttcagttttagctttcagtacatgccttacatactcggtacattattcatactgacgtccttttgttggggacgctgcattcatgcttgCAGATATAGATAGTCAGTTTGACGAGCTATCATATAAGATGAGATTGGCTTCAGCGAAGGATCAGCAAGACTCCACAGTATTCGGAGTGCAGCtaagtctatgagtcatcgtgtcagaagcTTTCTACAGACTTGTGGGTAGGACAGTACcatgtcccatttgatgtcaaataatcttagaggcattgcagatagaggttcattttgtagaGAATGTCAGAGTCCTTTACGGCCCAAATGTATTCAtcttttaagaaaaatggttcaatGATACAGTATTTTCTCACATATagttgtacattatgagttgtggacATGTTGGCctatgatagttacaaaaggaataaaTGAGGTACATAGTGGTCTGTTCGGGTCagtgcggcaccgggtgccagccacacctctCAAGGTTAGGGCGTGACACTTCAGGGGCTGTGTGTGCATCGTGTCTTAGCACCTTATGACGGACGCCGTTACGAGAACATCGGAGGGGGAAAAAATCCAAGGTCATTTCTTATCACTTTTACTCTAAGAAATGCAGAGACTATCTGTGTACGGTAAATTCAAGGGTGTCCAATTTACTCGTCATTATGGTGCCCTGTGAACGTGCTTCTCAAGGTTTGAGACCGAGGTCGAGGCTCACTATCAGGTGTCATCGGGGTTCGGTCTCGGGGGTGTACAGACCAACGGTTACATTAGAAAAGAGGGAAGGTCCAAAGATGCTTGGCTACgactgacagagcctagcggGCTATTCTATACCCAATTTAGGATGTCAGGACATCatatctagctgtcccatctctgTTTCCGAGtatttaatgtattttgtactatgttatgtttcccctcctatataagagGTATTCCTACCATTCTTGTAAACTCTGTTGCTCCAATTGCTCCAGAAGAAGTATAGAAAACATTCTCTTTGCTTTCTCGTACACTCTCTCGATATTgttacttttatttattattcctATGCTTATTCATCATCTATTGCTTAccattggccataaagatcccTCTTTAATCGCCTCATAACTGTTAGCCCTACCCTGATTGCCCTCAATAGTTCGTGGTCGAGTCCCGGGATCTACCTCGAGGTCCCAAGTAGCTGGCCTATCGGTTTGGCTATAGCTCCCTCCTTAACTTTATTCTGTCTCTTaatctcatatacttagcatcaacttCTTAACAAAATAGCATagaaatagatcacatatttttagagtctcataaacaaatttaattgttattaccattttaatGGTAAAtaattggccactttgtcatccctAATACAACATCCGGATAAGAAGTTCATTGATCCTATCCTAGTAAGAATTCACAATCATCCAGCATATTGTGCCCACGTCGAGGAAGAGACAGATCGAAAGCCTTGTTTCCATGACATCAATgagtatttggcgaaaggagaatatccggagcatgcaaaccacactcagaagcGTACACTCCGGAGATTGGCTAATCACTTCTTTCACAGcagaggaaacttgtacagatgaactcctgatttgggatttctaagatgtgtcgatgcaaaagaaGATTCTAAGCTACTTGAAGAGATACATGCCGGGacctgcggaccgcatatgaatggtttcgtcttggccAAGAaaatacttagggccggttactttcGGATGATCTTGGAGATAGATTGCGTCCATTATGTCTGCAAATAccatcaatgtcaagtgcatgccgataagataaaagtgcctccaaatgagctcaatgcaacaggCTCAGTTTGACCATTCGCCGCatgtggaatggatgtcatcggtccgattgagcccactacttcaaatgggcacaggtttattttgcCAAtctcacaaaatgggtagaggctgcatcttacaaagctgtcaccaagaaagtcatcacagactttgtcaaagatcaTATCGTTTGCCAATTTAGAGTTCCCGAGTcaattgttactgataatgctgccaatctcaacaTTGGTATAATGAAGGCCATGtgcgaaactttcaaaatcaagcacaagaattgcACATCATATAGACCTCAGAcgaatggagtcgtagaagctgctaacaaaaacatcaagtagatactaaggaaaatggtagaaaaccacaaaaaatGGCACGAGGGCTTCCTTTTGCTCTGTTGGGGTACCACACcatagttcgcacatcaactggagcaactccctacatgctggtttatggtaccgaagctgtcatcccaACCGacgtagaaattccttctttaagaatcatacaggaagttgaactcagcgatgcagaatggataaggtgCCGATATGAACAATTGGCCGTTATCGATGGGAAAATAATGAATGAAGTATGCCACAATCAGTTTTATCTCAATAGAATGCCCAGATcattcaacaaaagggtcaaaccaagacaatttgcACCAGGACATCTGGTACTGAAAAAGATcatcccacatcaagatgaagccaaagaaaaattctctcctaactggcaaggtccttacatggttcacagggttctaacaggaggagcactcatactcgcagaaatggacggatAAATCTGCcaaaaaccaatcaattcagacgcagtcaagagatactatgcttagactatttacattttcccatctgatgtaattgaactacgcttgacttgattcccgtttaagaggggatacgtaggcagccttatgtgTTCGATcacatcataataaaatttcaatttttttccaaaattagaaactggagcagaattttgaggaggaccttcaaaatttcagagcaagtccagccaatgtCGTCGTATGCCAGAAAGATAGAAATTGATTATGAAACTGGGGgaaatttttttaaaaggattatCAAAATTCTGGAGAATGTTCAACAAAGTTCGCAAACGACCggaggatcatctaccaaaccggggtagaattttgaggaggaccctcaaaattgtAACATGAGGAAGCTGCAATGTATTacaatcactagttcatctaaaacaACATAATACTCCAATATGTTTGTAAAACAACCCTATTTTTAttaataattgcatatttttgaaaactctattttTTGTAACAGTCAGGTTACCTAGGGGAAACTCAGATAAGGCCTCCAGAAAGGAACAAAGCAAGGCCAGTAGACAAAGGcgcgaaccaacctcccctcacaaaactgacaaattttctttgaacgcaggcacatttgatGTAGCGATAGAATTCGCAAACATTTATACACCAAGTAAATTCACTATCGATCGTGCCATCAGATACCGAAAATAACTCCAACTAagaaatatactactcttatttgctactcacTCTTTGCATGGGAATAAGCCCTGTCCCGTATACTCGCGtaaggctaatccatgcctccatatctgcatgcggctaatctctgcctccatatctgcctgaggctaatccctgcctctatatctgcatgagtctaatccctgcctccatttctccatgaggctaatccttgcctccatatttgcatgaggctaatcctttcctccaaatttgcatgaggctaatccttgcctccaaatttgcatgaggctaatccttgcctccatactggcatgaggctaatccctgcctccatatctgtttgaggctaatccctgtctccatatctgcatgaggctaatctccgcctgcatattttcatgaggctaatcctttcctccatatttgcatgagtctaatccttgactcaacatctgcatgaggctaatccctatctccatatctgcatgaggctaatccctgcctctatatttacatgaggctaatccctacctccacatatgcatgagtctaatccctgcctccatatctgtataaggctaatcccttcctcaacatctgcataaggctaatccttgtctccatatttacatgaggttaatccctacctccatatttgcatgaggctaatccttgcctccatatttgcatgaggcaaatccttgcctccacatctgcataaggctaatccttgcctccatatctgcatgaggctaatccctgccttcatatCTGCCTAAGGCTAATCCCTAtcttcatatttgcatgaggctaatccttgcctccatatttgcacgaggGTAATCCTTGCCTcaacatctgcatgaggctaatccctgcctctatatctgcatgaggctaatccctgcctccatatctgcatgtggctaatccttgcctccatatttgcatgaggataatc
This sequence is a window from Nicotiana sylvestris chromosome 3, ASM39365v2, whole genome shotgun sequence. Protein-coding genes within it:
- the LOC138887576 gene encoding uncharacterized protein, which gives rise to MARGLPFALLGYHTIVRTSTGATPYMLVYGTEAVIPTDVEIPSLRIIQEVELSDAEWIRCRYEQLAVIDGKIMNEVCHNQFYLNRMPRSFNKRVKPRQFAPGHLVLKKIIPHQDEAKEKFSPNWQGPYMVHRVLTGGALILAEMDG